AGGCAAGCGCAACTGCGTTCAAGCTGCCAGGCGCAAAGTAACAGGTCGGTTGGGGCCGTGTCGAACGCACTGAACCTCCGGTTTATAGGCTGACTGTCAATGTGCAATCGCTACACCCCGCCACGTGCGGACAGGATCTACGAGACTTGGCGCGTCAACCCGAAGGGCACCTACAAGGATCTAATCGTGCCGCGAGCGCCTGGGCCATTCGTCACGCCAGGTGCGTGTGAAGTCGGGCAATGGGGACTGATTCCACCCTACTCGGCCGTGCGAAATGCGATCAGCCGAGAGGGCCGACCACTCTCTACGAACAACTGCCGGATGGAGACGATGCACAGCAGCCCGGTTTTCCGGCATGCGTGGCAGCGCAGTCAGCGTTGCTTGATCCCTGCTGAATCGTGGGACGAGCCGTACTGGGGTACCGGGAAAAACATCTGGTGGCGGTTTGCGCGGGGAGATGGTCTGCCGTGGGCGCTGGCCGGACTGTGGGAGATATGGACGGACCGGCAGACGGGGGAGGTGCTGCACAGCTACACGATGATCACGCAGCCCGCTGCAGAACATCCGGTGCTGAGCAAGATGCACCGGCCCGGAAAAGAGAAGCGCGCCGTCGTGCCGCTGGAGCCCGACGACTGGGACGTGTGGCTCAACGGGGAGCCAGAGCAGGCGCGTGCACTGATTCGACTGCCGTCGGTCGAGATGCTGGCGCATGCGGCCGTTGACCCGGTGCAGCAGGTGGACTTGGCCTAGGCCATAGATGCCAGACGCATATCTGACTACCTGGAACTAATGGGCGGAAACACAGTAATCCTGTCGTTTGCGATGGGAGACGAAATCCTCCCAAAAAGCCGCCTGAGCTCAACTAGAATTCATTTGCCCACAAAAAACCCCGCTGCCAATAGGCATACGGAGCAATCATGGGTATCAAGCGCTGTTCGGTGGATCACCCTAGGAAAGTATTCCAACGAGCAGTTTTCTCACTTGCACAGCCCTGAATTCTAGTAATGCACGTCATCAAACCTGCCTCTGTTACAAAATTTAGCCGCTGTGCTAACTTTGTACCAAGATGCCAGACCATCAATACTCTCTCTCCCTCATCCCCCACAAAGTAAACGACAACGTCATCGAGCAGCGCGCTGCAGACGGCTACATCAACGCAACTGCCATGTGCAAGGCGTGCGACAAGCTGATGGCAGACTACCTGCGTTTGAAGACTACTTCGGACTTTCTGGCGGCGCTCAGCTCCGATATGGGAATTCCCATATCGGAATTAAATCAAGTAGTTAAGGGAGGCGATCCTACGCAGCAAGGTACGTGGGTCCATCCCCAGGTAGCCATCCACCTGGCGCAGTGGCTTTCCCCCAAGTTCGCTGTCATGGTGTCGAAATGGGTTGTTGACTGGATGAGCGGAAAAGTCCGTCCAGGAAAGCTACCTTATCACCTTGAGCGCCATGTGCTGAACAACCACAAGGTGCCATCGAATAAGTTTTCAGTTCTCCAGGAGATGGCCATCTACCTGCTTGGCCCCATGGAAAGCCACGGCTACACCATGCCTGAAAACCTCATGCCGGACATCTCTCAGGCGAAGATGCTGTGCAAAGAGTTGCGTGAAACGCTTGGAGTCGATACTAAATCAGTCGACAAATACACGCACACCTTCCCAGATGGACGTGAAGTGGAGGCGAATCTGTACGACATTGAGCACTTGCCTCTCTTCCGCAAACTCATGGCCGAACGGTGGATGCCGCAAAAGGCTGTCAGCTACTTCAAACCGCGTGACCCAGCGGCGTTGCCCGTACTGGACAAGATGCTGCTGCTGACTTCAGAGTCAACGCCGCAGAAGCCTGCCGCCAACAAGCGTAAGCACAAAAAGTCGGCATAACCAGCATTTCCCAGTCAACTGCTCCCAGGCGGTACGCGCGTTCCGCCGGTAGCACCCTAGGCCATTGACCCAAAGGCCCACTGTTTAGGTGGGCTTTTTTGTTGCCTGTGCGGTCCACTTCGACGGCCCGAGGTGCCGGCATGGATCGTCGGCACAAAGAAAAAATTCATGGAGTAAGCCATTGAAAGAAAGGAGATTTTCGGGCTCTTGGGGTCCGCTAGTTTGGGTTTTTCAATGTCGCTTGCTAGAACTTGAGAACTAGCACAGCGTATGGCTTGCATCGGCAAGGGCCGATAAGTGACAAAAATCCGGCGGGGGTTGCGTCCTGGCTTCTACTTGTGCCTGTCAACTTAACCAGGAGGCCACAGTGGCAAAACGCACGAACGAACCTAAGCCGGAGATCCCGGCAGAACAAGCGCCCCAGTGGGAGCGCGCACAGTACATTTGCGACCTGCTGAAGATCAGCCCAACGACCTTGTGGCACTGGGTCAAACACCGGACCGACTTTCCTCGGCCTGTGAAGGCAGGGCCGCGGGTAACGTTGTTCAACGTCTCGGCCATCAATGCGTGGCTTGCTTCACAGCAGGGAGCGACGCAATGAGCTGCCTGCCAATCCACACGACCACGCCATGCAAGCGGTCGCTATTGGCCGGTGTCCTTCATCGGTTCCCCGGGAATCGGGCTGACAGCCAGCGCCAGCGGATCAAGGAGGCGCTGTCTCACGCAGCCTGCACGAGCTTCGAGCTGATCCGGCTGCTTGACTGCTACGACGCCAATGCACGCATCCACGAGCTGCGCCACCGGGAAGGCGTCGGCATTGCCATGAGCTGGGTGCAGCAGGAAACCGAAGCGGGCGAACTGCACCGCGTGGGCCTGTTCTTCGTGGACAAGGAGGCCAGCCATGCAGCGAGCTGACCAAAGGAAAACCGCCCGGCGCTGGGGAGCATACCGGGCGGCTGTGCAAAGCAAGCTGACGCGCCATTGTGACGTGTTCACCTTCACGCTGGCAACCCTGGCGGCCATCGCCTTGACCACTTGCACGAGTCATCCAGCCCATGCCACAATATCCCCGGCGCTGAAAGGCGCTGGTGCTCGTAACACCAAATCCGAAGCGGTTGCAACGCCCACCGACAAGCGGCGTTTTGTCATGTCCGAACCACAGGCGGGCCGTGGTGTATCCACGTCCAGCCGTCACGGTTGCGGGCAGGATGCGCCTACCCGTAAGGGCGGCGGCACGGCTTCGGACGTGTTACGAACATCCTGCCCACCCTATGCCCTTCGTAAGGCAGCAGGTGGCTTCCCTATCGTTCCCGAAGGAGCCTGACCATGACAACCAAGACCCGCGCACCGAGCGCAAGCACCGCCACGTCCACCGCTGGCGACACTCATCAGCCCAGCACGCAGCAACTGCGACTGGCCGTCGAAGAAATCACCGGCTACGCGCATCAGGCGTTTGACGAAATCGCAGGAGTGGCACGCCTTGCACTGCTGGCGATGGAGACCCCGAACGGTCAACTCAATACCGAGCCGCTGGCGCACGCCTTCAGCGTCATCCGTTCGCTTGCCCAGGACATGCAGAACACCATCGACTGCACAGCGGAGGCCATCGACTGCGGCTATACGGACCACATGGCGCTGCGACGCATCAAGGCATGGGGCGATGCCAGGAATGGAGGTGCAGCGTGATGGCCACGACCACCACCACCACCCCGGCCAGCAATGCGGATTACTGGTGCGAGGAACGAATGGCGATTGCCCTGGAGTCGCTGTACCAGATCGACCAGTTGGCCGGAATGCTGATGCAGCGCACGGAGCATGGCGATACGGGGTCTCTGCAGTTCGCCAGTCTGCCCATGGCCAAGGCCATCGCCGAGCTGGCCGGAGACGCCATATCGGCAATCCATGATGAGCTGGAGACCATCCACAACATGACGCTGAAGCTAGGCAAGGGAGGCGGGGCATGACCTTCCGACTTGCCATCTACACCGCATGGAGCGGCACCAGTGCCGCACTGCTGCGGCGCGAGAGGATGCCAACCACCTACCGCACGGCAGGCGAAGCGGCAGCGGCTGGTGTGGCCTACCTGCAGG
The DNA window shown above is from Brachymonas denitrificans and carries:
- a CDS encoding SOS response-associated peptidase, translating into MCNRYTPPRADRIYETWRVNPKGTYKDLIVPRAPGPFVTPGACEVGQWGLIPPYSAVRNAISREGRPLSTNNCRMETMHSSPVFRHAWQRSQRCLIPAESWDEPYWGTGKNIWWRFARGDGLPWALAGLWEIWTDRQTGEVLHSYTMITQPAAEHPVLSKMHRPGKEKRAVVPLEPDDWDVWLNGEPEQARALIRLPSVEMLAHAAVDPVQQVDLA
- a CDS encoding KilA-N domain-containing protein — translated: MPDHQYSLSLIPHKVNDNVIEQRAADGYINATAMCKACDKLMADYLRLKTTSDFLAALSSDMGIPISELNQVVKGGDPTQQGTWVHPQVAIHLAQWLSPKFAVMVSKWVVDWMSGKVRPGKLPYHLERHVLNNHKVPSNKFSVLQEMAIYLLGPMESHGYTMPENLMPDISQAKMLCKELRETLGVDTKSVDKYTHTFPDGREVEANLYDIEHLPLFRKLMAERWMPQKAVSYFKPRDPAALPVLDKMLLLTSESTPQKPAANKRKHKKSA
- a CDS encoding helix-turn-helix domain-containing protein; translated protein: MSCLPIHTTTPCKRSLLAGVLHRFPGNRADSQRQRIKEALSHAACTSFELIRLLDCYDANARIHELRHREGVGIAMSWVQQETEAGELHRVGLFFVDKEASHAAS